CGGCAAACACGCCAGGCAGTGACGTTTCGCCACGGGCATCCACAATGATCTCGCCGCGCGGGGTCAGCTCAACCGTGCCCTTGAGCCAATCGGTGTTGGGCAGCAAACCGATCTGCACGAAGATACCTTCCAGGTCGATGGTCTTGAACTCGCCACTGTCGCGATCCTTATACGCCAGGCCGGTAACTTTCTGGCCATCGCCTTTGACTTCGCTGGTCAGCGCGCTGGTGATCACATCAACGTTCGGCAGGCTGTGCAGCTTGCGTTGCAACACCGCGTCGGCGCGCAGCTTGTTGTCGAACTCGAGCAGGGTCACGTGACTCACGATGCCGGCCAGGTCGATGGCCGCTTCAACGCCGGAGTTACCGCCGCCAATCACCGCCACGCGCTTGCCTTTGAACAACGGCCCGTCGCAGTGCGGGCAGAAGCAAACGCCTTTGGCCTTGTATTGCTGCTCACCCGGCACCCCCATTTCACGCCAGCGGGCGCCGGTGGCCAGGATCACCGTCTTGGACTTGAGGGTCGCGCCGCTTTCGAAACGAATTTCATGCAGGTCACCCGCGTTTTTCGCCGGGATCAAGGCACTGGCGCGCTGCAGGTTCATGATGTCCACGTCGTATTGACGCACATGGGCTTCCAACGCGCTGGCCAGCTTCGGCCCTTCGGTTTCCTGTACCGAGATAAAGTTCTCGATGGACATGGTGTCCAGCACCTGGCCGCCAAAACGCTCGGCGGCAACACCGGTGCGAATACCTTTACGCGCCGCATAAATGGCTGCCGAAGAACCGGCAGGCCCACCGCCGACAACGAGGACGTCAAAGGCATCTTTGGCACTGATTTTCTCGGCAGCCTTCTCAATGCCGCTGGTATCGAGCTTGGCGAGGATCTCTTCCAGGCCCATGCGGCCCTGGCCAAAGTTCACACCGTTGAGGTACACGCTGGGCACCGCCATGATCTGGCGTTCATCGACTTCAGCCTGGAACAGCGCGCCGTCGATGGCAACGTGGCGGATGTTCGGGTTGAGCACCGCCATCAGGTTCAGCGCCTGGACCACGTCCGGGCAGTTCTGGCAGGAGAGCGAGAAATAAGTCTCGAAGCTGAACTCGCCTTTGAGGGCGCGGATCTGTTCGATCACTTCGACACTGGCCTTCGACGGGTGGCCACCGACTTGCAGCAGGGCCAGCACCAGCGAAGTGAATTCATGGCCCATGGGGATGCCGGCGAAACGCAGGCTGATATCGGCACCCGGGCGGTTGATGGAGAACGAGGGCTTGCGCGCATCATTGCCATCGGTTTTCAGGGTAATCAGCGTGGTGAGGCTGACGACGTCCTGTAAAAGAGCGAGCATTTCCTGGGATTTCGCGCCGTCATCAAGGGAGGCGACGATCTCGATCGGCTGGGTGACCCGTTCCAGGTATGACTTCAACTGAGCTTTAAGATTGGCGTCCAACATACGGGCGATTTCCTGTTAATTCGGTTTATTGCAGACAAAAAAACGCCCGAGCGAATCTCGCCCGGGCGTTCAGAGGGCGGATGCAGCTTACTTAAGTGCGGAATACCGCCCTTGAGACTTCACAGACTTAGATCTTGCCGACCAGGTCCAGGGACGGAGCCAGAGTGGCCTCGCCTTCTTTCCACTTGGCTGGGCAGACTTCGCCTGGGTGGGCAGCAACGTACTGGGCGGCTTTGATTTTGCGCAGCAGCTCAGAAGCGTCACGACCGACACCACCGTCGTTCAATTCAACGATCTTGATCTGACCTTCTGGGTTGATCACGAACGTGCCGCGGTCTGCCAGGCCAGCTTCTTCGATCAGTACGTCGAAGTTGCGGGAGATGGTCAGGGTTGGGTCGCCGATCATGGTGTACTGGATCTTGCCGATGGCTGGCGAAGTGTTATGCCAGGCAGCGTGGGCAAAGTGGGTGTCGGTGGACACGCTGTAGATCTCGACGCCCAGTTTCTGGAATTCGGCGTAGTTGTCAGCCAGGTCTTCCAGCTCGGTTGGGCAAACGAAGGTGAAGTCGGCCGGGTAGAAGAACACTACGGACCATTTGCCTTTCAGGTCAGCGTCGGTCACATCTACGAAGCTGCCGTTTTTGAATGCGGTGGCTTTGAACGGTTTTACTTGGCTGTTGATGATAGGCATCGTTGACTCTCCGTCAGGGGTTAAGAAGTTGATGAAGTGAATCCTACCCACTCTCTTGACTGATGGCTCATTGGCAAACCTGATGCTGACGATTGGTTTTCGCTATCAGACGACTGTATTAATAGAAGAAAACTCAAAGCAGCGGCTGGGTCGCCAACGTCATACCGAGAAAAGGTGTGGATTCAACATAGCGCATGGCGGATTTCATGTCGCTCCAGCCGACGTAACTCATCAACGACTTCAAATCCCAGCCGCTGCGATGCGCCCATGTGGCGAAGCCCCGGCGCAAGGAATGGCTGGTGTATTGCTCGGCGGCGATGCCCGCACGCTCAAGCGCCTGGCGCAATAACGGGATAAGGCTATTGGGGTGCAGGCCCTCCTCCCCCAGGTTGCCCCAGCGATCAATGCCCCGAAACACCGGGCCACGCACCAACCCCGACGCGCTGAGCCACTCGGTATAGGCTTGCACCGGGCACAAGCGCAGCAGCGCCGGGGTGTGATACGTCTTGCCGAGGTTGTCGCGGTCGCTTTTGCTGCGCGGCAGGTACAGGCTGATACCGGCGCCGGGCGTGGCCTGAACGTGTTCGATACTCAGTCGGCACAACTCATCGCTGCGAAAGCCGCGCCAAAAGCCCAGCAGAATTAACGCGTTATCACGCTTGGCGCGCAGCAGCCGAGGTTGATCCTGAGCCTCGCCCGCTTCGCGCGCTTCGCCATCAAGGGACGCCACCACCTGCTCCAGATGCTTGAGCTGCAACGGCTCGGCTTGTTTCTCCTGAGCTGGGTGCACGGCCCGAATCCCTTTGAGCACCTTGCGCACCACCGGTGTTTTTGTCGGGTCGGCAAAACCCTGGCTGGTGTGCCATTGCGCCAACGCCGAAAGCCGCAGCTTCAAGGTGTTGACCGCCAACACGCCTGCATGGGCCACCAGGTAGCGCGCCACACTGTCACTGGTGGCCGGCAGGAAACCACCCCAACTCACCTCGAAGTGCTCGATGGCAGCGCGATAGCTACGCCGGGTGTTATCGCGGGTGGCGGCATTGAGGTAACGATCCAGATCGCTCATGGGAGGCCTATTCGTACTATTTGGGGGCTGCATAGCGCCCTAACGGTTATTGACACGGGATAATACGCCAATATCCCATCTGTGAATCGGCCGAATTTGAACGAGCTTTGGATAGTGTTATAGTATGTAACTACATACTACATATTACAGTACCAAATCGACGGAGACCCCATGGCACGCGGCGGAATAAACAAAGCAGTGGTTCAAGCGGCACGCCTGGCGATCCTCGCTCGCGGCGAAAACCCCAGCATTGATGCTGTACGCATCGAGATGGGCAATACCGGCTCGAAAACAACGATCCACCGCTACTTGAAAGAGCTGGACGACAGCGAAACCCGCCTGACCATCGCTCAAGCCCCGATTGACGATGAGCTGGCTGAGTTGGTCGCGCGTCTGTCCCAGCGCCTGAAAGAGAAGGCCCAAGAGCCGATTGACCTAGCTCTGTCGCAGTTCGAACAACAAAAAACCGCCCTGCTCGCCCAGCTGAAATCGCTTGAAGAGACCCACGGCCAGCTGCAGCAACAATTCGATATCCAGGGTGCGGCGCTTGCGGAAGAAAGTGCCGCTCTGCAAACCGCCAGAACCAGCCTGCAGATCGAACAAACCCGTAACGCCGGGCTAAGCCAGGCGTGCAGCGATTACGAATTGCGCATTAATGACAAGGACGAACAGATCCGTTCGCTGGAAGACAAGCACCTGCACGCCCGCGAAGCGCTTGAACACTATCGCAACGCAATCAAGGAACAGCGCGAGCAGGAGCAGCGGCGCCACGAAGGCCAGTTGCAGCAGATACAGGCAGAACTGCGCCAAGCCCAGCAAAGCGCAATGGTGCGCCAGGATGAGATCACCCAGTTGCATCGCGACAACGAGCGACTGCTGATCGAGCACCGGGTAACCACCAAGGAGTTGGCGACGCTGCAAGAGCAAGTGCGCAAGGACCAGGCCCAGCAACTTAAGCTGAGCGAACAGGTAAGCAAGATCGACGGCGAACGCACCCTGCTGCAGGAGCGCCTGCGGGTTGCAACCATGCAAAGCGAGTCACGCCAGCACGCGCTGAGTGAGCTTCAGCAGGCCAACAAAGGGCTGGAGCTGGACCTTATCAAGGCCCAGGCCAGTATCGAGGCATTGCGCCTGGCGGCCGTCGTTGCAACGGCGCCAGAGGCAACACCTGAAACCTGATCAGTGCGCCACAGGTGTGCGCATGGTGACAAACTCTTCCGCCGCCGTGGGGTGCACGCCGATGGTGTCATCGAAATGCTGCTTGGTCGCGCCCGCCTTGAGCGCGATCGCCAGGCCCTGGACGATCTCACCGGCATCCGGGCCGACCATATGGCAGCCCAGCACTTTGTCGGTGTCGGCATCGACCACCAGTTTCATCAAGGTCTTTTCCTGGCAGTCCGTGAGGGTCAGTTTCATCGGCCGGAAACGGCTCTCGAAGATCTGCACCTTGTGGCCCTTCTCTTTCGCCTCTTCTTCAGTCAGGCCCACCGTACCAATATTGGGCAGGCTGAACACCGCCGTGGGGATCATCGTGTAATCCACCGGGCGATACTGCTCTGGCTTGAACAAACGACGCGCCACAGCCATGCCTTCAGCCAGGGCAACCGGCGTTAACTGCACGCGACCGATCACATCACCGATAGCCAGGATGGACGACTCGGCGGTCTGGTACAGGTCGTCCACTTCGACGAAGCCACGCTTGTCGAGTTTCACGCCCGTGTTCTCCAGCCCAAGGTTGTCCAGCATCGGGCGACGGCCAGTGGCATAGAACACGCAATCGGCCTCCAGCACGCGACCGTCTTTGAGCGTGGCCTTGAGGCTGCCATCCGTTTGCTTGTCGATGCGCTCGATGTCGGCATTGAATTGCAGGTCCAGGCCACGCTTGGTCAGCTCTTCTTTTAGATGGGTGCGCACCGAACCGTCGAAGCCACGCAGGAACAGGTCGCCGCGATACAGCAATGAAGTCTGGGCGCCCAACCCGTGGAAAATACCGGCAAACTCGACAGCGATGTAACCACCACCAACTACCAACACGCGCTTAGGCAGCGTTTTGAGGAAAAATGCCTCATTGGAGCCGATGGCATGTTCACGCCCTGGAATCTCCGGAATCTGCGGCCAGCCGCCGGTGGCGATCAGAATATGCTTGGCGGTAAAGCGTTCGCCATTGACCTCAACTTGATGCGCATCAACAAGCCGTGCATGCCCTTCATGCAGCGTCACGCCACTGTTAACCAGCAGGTTGCGGTAGATCCCATTCAGGCGATTGATTTCGCGATCCTTGTTGGCAATCAGCGTAGCCCAGTCAAAATTCGCCTCGCCCAGCGACCAACCGAAGCCGCTGGCTTGCTCGAAATCTTCGGCAAAATGCGCGCCGTACACCAACAGCTTTTTCGGCACGCAGCCGACGTTGACGCAAGTACCGCCCAGGTAGCGGCTTTCGGCCACAGCCACCTTGGCACCAAAGCCGGCGGCAAAGCGCGCCGCGCGAACACCGCCGGAACCGGCGCCAATTACATACAAGTCAAAATCGTAGGCCATTTCACTCTCCTCGGCAGGCCGTCAGCATACCGACTTACATGGGGCTGAAAAACGAAAAAGCCACCCGAAGGTGGCTTTCTCTTACAAACGCATGGGCAAGCGTGAATCAATAAGCCTTGCCAGTCTTGTAGAAGTGCTCGTAGCAGAAGTTGGTGGCTTCGATGTAGCCTTCAGCGCCGCCGCAGTCGAAACGCTGGCCCTTGAACTTGTAGGCAATCACGCAGCCGTCTTTGGCTTGCTTCAACAGGGCGTCGGTGATCTGGATCTCGCCGCCTTTGCCTGGCTCGGTTTCTTCGATCAGCTTGAAAATGTCCGGAGTCAGGATGTAACGACCAATGATCGCCAGGTTTGACGGAGCATCTTCGGGCGCAGGTTTTTCAACCATGTCACGCACGCGGATCAGGCCATCACCAATGTCGTCACCGGCGATAACGCCGTATTTGTTGGTTTCGGTCGGGTTCACTTCCATGACCGCAACGATGGTGCAGCGGTATTTCTGATACAGCTTGACCATCTGGGTCAGTACGCCATCACCTTCCAGGTTAACGCACAGGTCATCCGCCAAGACCACAGCGAACGGTTCGTCACCGATCAGCGGTCGGCCGGTAAGAATCGCATGGCCAAGGCCTTTCATCTGGGTCTGACGGGTGTAGGAGAACGAGCACTCGTCGAGCAGCTTACGGATGCCGACCAGGTATTTTTCCTTGTCGGTGCCCTTGATCTGGTTTTCCAGCTCGTAGCTGATGTCGAAGTGGTCTTCCAGCGCGCGCTTACCACGGCCGGTGACGATGGAAATTTCGTTCAGACCGGCATCCAGAGCTTCTTCCACGCCGTACTGAATCAGTGGCTTGTTCACCACCGGCAGCATTTCTTTGGGCATGGCCTTGGTCGCTGGCAAGAAGCGAGTGCCGTAACCGGCTGCTGGGAACAAGCATTTCTTGATCATATGGGTCCTTACAAAGGGCTGTGCGTACGAAATTCGGCGCAGTCTAATCAGGCCGCAGCCACCTTACAATGGCAGCTGCTGGCGTTGCGATGTCATCATAGAGAAAAAATGTCAGCGTAAGTTCCACTTATCTTACAAAGACCTTCCTACCGCCTTGGCAAAAATTGCCGGTCACGCATCATTTCCATGGTAAGCCGTCTTTTTAGCACGCTTTTTCAGCCGGAACACTGACTTGGAATAACTTACGCGGCTTCGTGAGATTTGGCGCTATCATTAGGCCCTTGAATCAGACCAGACGAGATTGTTAATAGATGTCAGAACCAAAAGGCGTGAACGGCTACCTGATCACCAAGCGAGCGGACGGCTGGCACCTGATCAACTTTCACGGAGACAGCGTCGCTGGCGTTTTCGAGACAGAAAGCATGGCGATAGCGGTAGCCGAAGTGTTCGTGGATGAAGCCGGCCACGCGTCGAGCAAGCGACCGAAGGGCAAATAAGTCTTCAGCCCCCGCGCAACAAGCCCCGTTTGACGGGGCTTTTTTTGTATCACTCTGTACCTTGATGGCAGTTCGCTATAACCTGCCGAAAACGCCCCACGATAGTGTCAGCGCCTTCCCACACCCTCGACGACGAACACCTATGAACAAACTCCTGGCACTGACAGCGGTTCTGGCACTCGCCGGCTGCACCACCACTTCCGATGTTTACCTGAAAAACGGCGAGCAAGGCCTGACCATCGATTGCTCCGGCGAAGCCAATTCCTGGGCCAGTTGCTACGAAAAAGCCGATGCCTCTTGCGCCGGCACCGGCTATCGCATTGTCGGCACCGAGGGCACGCCATCGCTTAAAGAAAGCGACAAGACCCTGGGCCAGGATGTGGGCAACTACAAAAGTCGCAGTGTGGTGGTGGTCTGCAAGTAACCCTCGCCTACAAGTGAATCTCGGCAAATTTGATACCCAGCTCCCGAAGTAGCTCGGTCAGCTCGTCAAGGCTGGCAAAAGACTCGACTTCGTCTTGCTCGTCCACCAGGAAAAAGCTGCGCCCGCCACTTTTCTTGAAGAACACGATCCACTCACCGAGGTGGGCAGGGTTCTGGATGACATGGGTAGCCGAGATTTCACCCTCGGCATGGCGGGCTTTGACGTGTTCACGCTTCATATCTGGTTTTTCCACGACGGCATCAGCCGGAAATGCACTCTTCCCCGGCTTTTTTCACATCGCCCGGGCGGATCGGCACGTTGGACATGCTCTCGTAAAGCTTGATACTGCTGCCACTGGAGCGCTCGTCAATCTCGAAAATGGCCGAAGGGTCGGCCGAAAATTTCTGCGGCACGATCACGCGCACACCTTCTTTGTGCGGTTCGATCTGCGGCGGACGGCGGGTAGCCGATAATTTCTGTATCACACACGCGGCGTATTCCTGGGGCTTCTTCCCGGAAATGACGGCCAACGTCGGCGGGGTCTGCTTGATATCTGCAACCGAAGCACACCCACCTATCGCCAAGGCCAGCACCAACACACTCCACTTCATACAAAACCTCCAATAAAGACCCTACGACAGCGGGGATGGTAGTTTTCTCCCGCACACGTAGGATTTATCCCTGATAACTCGGTAAATAACTGTTTTAAATTGTCGACGTCATTGCAGACGGGCCGATAATAAACGCGCTGGGGCTGATAAACTCCATCTTAACCTACGTATCGTTCTGATTTTTCAGAAAAAGCCCTTCTGGAGACACCCTCATGAAATTCATCCACCAGCGCGAGCACCTCAACGAGGGAGATATCGTCGTCATCGAATGCTCGCAAACCTGCAATATCCGCCTGATGAGCGATGCGAACTTTCGCAGCTTCAAGAATGGCGGTCGCCACACTTACCACGGCGGTGCGTTCGACAAGTTTCCCGCCAAGATCACCGCGCCCAGCACCGGGTTCTGGAATATCACTCTGGACGTGGTCACGCGTCGGGCGATCAGCGTCACCCGCAAGCCTGCGTTGTCCCACAAGATTCGTATCGTTCGTCGTACCAGCACCAAGCTGAGCTGATCCGAACGCGCCATAGGAAATAGCCGTGACTGCCACTACCAAATATGTAATCAAGTACAAACTCAACGGCGAACGCCGTTTTGAGTTCGCCCAACTGACGAGCAATAGCCTGGAAGAAGCCAAGCAAGCCTTGGCGAAAATCCACGATGCCAGCGATGAAATCACTGACATCACCGTGAGTAAGGCGTTGTAAGGCATGCCCGGCCCCACTGCCGATCTGTTCGCCGACGACGCCCTGCAACAACCCGCCGGGCGCGAGCAAATCGGCGAACAGTCCTACGTGCTACGGGCTTACGCCCTGCCCTGGGTTGAGCGGCTTCTACCTGAGCTACGCCGCGTGCTGGCTCAATCCCCGTTTCGGCAAATGGTCACTCCGGGCGGCTTTACCATGTCGGCTGCGTTGAGTAGCTGTGGAGAACTGGGCTGGACCACCGATACCAGAGGCTACCGCTACAGCCCGCTGGACCCGCGCAGCCAGCAACCCTGGCCGGCCCTGCCCGACGCATTGCGCGAACTGGCGGTGCTGGCGGCAGCCGACGCCGGCTTCAACGATTTCGCCCCGGATGCCTGCTTGATCAACCGCTATGTCCCCGGCGCGAAAATGTCCCTGCACCAGGACAAGAACGAACGAGACTACAGCGCGCCAGTCGTGTCGGTGTCCCTCGGGCTGCCGGCAGTTTTTCTGTTTGGCGGCCATGCGCGTAGTGACAAGCCGCAAAAGATTTCGTTGTTTCATGGCGATGTGGTGGTGTGGGGCGGGGTTGATCGCCTGCGTTTTCATGGCGTAATGCCCATCAAGGAGGGCGTGCACCCCCGCATGGGACGGCAACGCATCAACCTCACCTTGCGCACCGCCGGCTGATTTGAGCGCAAGCTTCGGAGTGCCAGGTTTTTACGAGGCGGCTAATCTGCCCAGGACCTGTAACGAGTGCCTGCCATGACTACCGAACAAGATCCACGCTGGGCTGCGATCCTCACCCGCGACCCCAAGGCCGATACGCTGTTCGTCTACGGTGTGAAAACCACCGGCGTGTACTGTCGCCCCAGCAGTGCTTCGCGTTTGCCGCGCCCGGAAAATATCGAGTTTTTCGACACTCCCGCCCAAGCCGAAGCGGCAGGCTATCGGCCCA
This region of Pseudomonas asgharzadehiana genomic DNA includes:
- the ahpF gene encoding alkyl hydroperoxide reductase subunit F; its protein translation is MLDANLKAQLKSYLERVTQPIEIVASLDDGAKSQEMLALLQDVVSLTTLITLKTDGNDARKPSFSINRPGADISLRFAGIPMGHEFTSLVLALLQVGGHPSKASVEVIEQIRALKGEFSFETYFSLSCQNCPDVVQALNLMAVLNPNIRHVAIDGALFQAEVDERQIMAVPSVYLNGVNFGQGRMGLEEILAKLDTSGIEKAAEKISAKDAFDVLVVGGGPAGSSAAIYAARKGIRTGVAAERFGGQVLDTMSIENFISVQETEGPKLASALEAHVRQYDVDIMNLQRASALIPAKNAGDLHEIRFESGATLKSKTVILATGARWREMGVPGEQQYKAKGVCFCPHCDGPLFKGKRVAVIGGGNSGVEAAIDLAGIVSHVTLLEFDNKLRADAVLQRKLHSLPNVDVITSALTSEVKGDGQKVTGLAYKDRDSGEFKTIDLEGIFVQIGLLPNTDWLKGTVELTPRGEIIVDARGETSLPGVFAAGDVTTVPYKQIVIAVGEGAKASLSAFDHLIRTSAPA
- the ahpC gene encoding alkyl hydroperoxide reductase subunit C, translating into MPIINSQVKPFKATAFKNGSFVDVTDADLKGKWSVVFFYPADFTFVCPTELEDLADNYAEFQKLGVEIYSVSTDTHFAHAAWHNTSPAIGKIQYTMIGDPTLTISRNFDVLIEEAGLADRGTFVINPEGQIKIVELNDGGVGRDASELLRKIKAAQYVAAHPGEVCPAKWKEGEATLAPSLDLVGKI
- a CDS encoding site-specific integrase, translating into MSDLDRYLNAATRDNTRRSYRAAIEHFEVSWGGFLPATSDSVARYLVAHAGVLAVNTLKLRLSALAQWHTSQGFADPTKTPVVRKVLKGIRAVHPAQEKQAEPLQLKHLEQVVASLDGEAREAGEAQDQPRLLRAKRDNALILLGFWRGFRSDELCRLSIEHVQATPGAGISLYLPRSKSDRDNLGKTYHTPALLRLCPVQAYTEWLSASGLVRGPVFRGIDRWGNLGEEGLHPNSLIPLLRQALERAGIAAEQYTSHSLRRGFATWAHRSGWDLKSLMSYVGWSDMKSAMRYVESTPFLGMTLATQPLL
- a CDS encoding DNA-binding protein; the encoded protein is MARGGINKAVVQAARLAILARGENPSIDAVRIEMGNTGSKTTIHRYLKELDDSETRLTIAQAPIDDELAELVARLSQRLKEKAQEPIDLALSQFEQQKTALLAQLKSLEETHGQLQQQFDIQGAALAEESAALQTARTSLQIEQTRNAGLSQACSDYELRINDKDEQIRSLEDKHLHAREALEHYRNAIKEQREQEQRRHEGQLQQIQAELRQAQQSAMVRQDEITQLHRDNERLLIEHRVTTKELATLQEQVRKDQAQQLKLSEQVSKIDGERTLLQERLRVATMQSESRQHALSELQQANKGLELDLIKAQASIEALRLAAVVATAPEATPET
- the gorA gene encoding glutathione-disulfide reductase; the protein is MAYDFDLYVIGAGSGGVRAARFAAGFGAKVAVAESRYLGGTCVNVGCVPKKLLVYGAHFAEDFEQASGFGWSLGEANFDWATLIANKDREINRLNGIYRNLLVNSGVTLHEGHARLVDAHQVEVNGERFTAKHILIATGGWPQIPEIPGREHAIGSNEAFFLKTLPKRVLVVGGGYIAVEFAGIFHGLGAQTSLLYRGDLFLRGFDGSVRTHLKEELTKRGLDLQFNADIERIDKQTDGSLKATLKDGRVLEADCVFYATGRRPMLDNLGLENTGVKLDKRGFVEVDDLYQTAESSILAIGDVIGRVQLTPVALAEGMAVARRLFKPEQYRPVDYTMIPTAVFSLPNIGTVGLTEEEAKEKGHKVQIFESRFRPMKLTLTDCQEKTLMKLVVDADTDKVLGCHMVGPDAGEIVQGLAIALKAGATKQHFDDTIGVHPTAAEEFVTMRTPVAH
- the galU gene encoding UTP--glucose-1-phosphate uridylyltransferase GalU — protein: MIKKCLFPAAGYGTRFLPATKAMPKEMLPVVNKPLIQYGVEEALDAGLNEISIVTGRGKRALEDHFDISYELENQIKGTDKEKYLVGIRKLLDECSFSYTRQTQMKGLGHAILTGRPLIGDEPFAVVLADDLCVNLEGDGVLTQMVKLYQKYRCTIVAVMEVNPTETNKYGVIAGDDIGDGLIRVRDMVEKPAPEDAPSNLAIIGRYILTPDIFKLIEETEPGKGGEIQITDALLKQAKDGCVIAYKFKGQRFDCGGAEGYIEATNFCYEHFYKTGKAY
- a CDS encoding DUF1883 domain-containing protein, which codes for MKFIHQREHLNEGDIVVIECSQTCNIRLMSDANFRSFKNGGRHTYHGGAFDKFPAKITAPSTGFWNITLDVVTRRAISVTRKPALSHKIRIVRRTSTKLS
- the alkB gene encoding DNA oxidative demethylase AlkB, whose protein sequence is MPGPTADLFADDALQQPAGREQIGEQSYVLRAYALPWVERLLPELRRVLAQSPFRQMVTPGGFTMSAALSSCGELGWTTDTRGYRYSPLDPRSQQPWPALPDALRELAVLAAADAGFNDFAPDACLINRYVPGAKMSLHQDKNERDYSAPVVSVSLGLPAVFLFGGHARSDKPQKISLFHGDVVVWGGVDRLRFHGVMPIKEGVHPRMGRQRINLTLRTAG